From one Pedobacter faecalis genomic stretch:
- a CDS encoding DUF5687 family protein, with product MLTTFLHHQWKGFWRSQNRGGTIAAQIFMGFAVLYLLAIALVIGFSFEKIIPMMLPGKDVMLVFNGLILYYFAVDFVARIQLQDLPTLSIVPYLHLNIPRSKLVSFLNVRAVFTAFNLFPLIIFLPFCATVVASTLGGLVSAMYCLAVISLTLLNNYAALYVKRQTTTHAYLIFVVMGVVAAVALLEYTGVFSIAGLSDRLFRLIAATPVLAVMFPILAIGVFIAHARYLRSRLYAEELSAGTEKKVSTDLPFLGRFGEAGILAALELKLIMRHKRPRSAVIMSLLFVFYGFLFYKEKLLATNSFGAMIFAATFMTGSAISIYGQFMFGWQGAHFDGLLANRLSTVNFIRAKFLIFTVSSTIITLLVSFYGFIDWKIVMIQLAAYLYNIGIGSVVVLYFATRNYKAIDLSKGAGFNYQGVGASQFVLILPYFLLPYLFYLPFSIAGLPYWGLAALGAAGLVCLLTRRFWIRFIVKQFEKQKYKIAAGFRETS from the coding sequence ATGCTGACGACATTTTTACATCACCAGTGGAAGGGCTTTTGGCGGTCGCAAAACCGGGGCGGCACCATTGCCGCACAAATTTTTATGGGTTTTGCCGTATTGTACCTTCTGGCCATAGCCTTGGTTATCGGCTTCTCTTTCGAAAAGATCATTCCCATGATGCTTCCTGGAAAGGATGTGATGCTGGTATTTAACGGGCTTATTCTTTATTATTTTGCGGTTGACTTTGTAGCCCGCATACAATTGCAGGACCTGCCCACCCTAAGTATTGTCCCCTACCTGCATTTGAATATTCCCAGAAGCAAACTAGTGTCTTTTTTAAACGTAAGGGCGGTGTTCACTGCATTTAATCTCTTCCCGCTCATCATTTTTCTGCCCTTTTGCGCGACGGTAGTCGCGTCCACACTCGGAGGCCTGGTTTCGGCTATGTATTGCCTCGCTGTTATAAGTTTGACCCTGCTCAACAATTACGCCGCCCTTTATGTAAAACGGCAAACAACAACTCATGCTTATCTGATCTTTGTGGTCATGGGCGTTGTAGCTGCGGTCGCGCTTCTTGAATACACGGGTGTATTTTCGATTGCAGGGCTATCTGACAGGCTGTTCAGGCTTATTGCCGCTACGCCTGTATTGGCTGTCATGTTCCCGATCTTAGCTATTGGCGTGTTCATTGCCCATGCAAGATATCTGCGTTCGAGGCTGTATGCTGAGGAACTAAGTGCGGGTACAGAAAAAAAGGTGAGCACTGATCTTCCTTTTCTAGGCAGGTTCGGAGAGGCGGGCATTCTCGCCGCGCTTGAGCTTAAACTGATTATGCGACACAAGCGGCCGCGGTCTGCGGTGATCATGAGCCTGCTCTTTGTCTTTTATGGCTTTCTGTTTTATAAGGAGAAACTTCTTGCAACGAACTCCTTCGGTGCAATGATTTTCGCTGCAACGTTCATGACCGGCAGCGCAATCAGTATATATGGTCAGTTTATGTTCGGATGGCAGGGCGCACACTTTGATGGTCTGCTGGCAAACCGGCTAAGCACAGTAAATTTTATACGTGCAAAGTTTCTGATCTTTACGGTCTCGTCTACCATCATTACCCTGCTTGTTTCTTTTTATGGTTTCATCGACTGGAAAATTGTGATGATCCAACTTGCCGCATATCTTTATAATATCGGCATCGGAAGCGTGGTGGTGCTTTATTTTGCCACGCGGAACTATAAGGCGATTGATCTGAGCAAGGGCGCGGGATTCAACTACCAGGGCGTGGGCGCGAGCCAGTTTGTTCTTATCCTTCCTTATTTCCTGCTTCCCTATCTCTTTTACCTCCCTTTTTCTATAGCGGGCCTTCCTTATTGGGGTTTGGCAGCGCTCGGAGCAGCCGGACTTGTGTGTTTGCTGACGAGGAGGTTCTGGATAAGATTTATTGTGAAGCAATTTGAGAAACAAAAATATAAAATCGCCGCTGGCTTTAGAGAAACATCATGA